A region from the Aegilops tauschii subsp. strangulata cultivar AL8/78 chromosome 5, Aet v6.0, whole genome shotgun sequence genome encodes:
- the LOC109779448 gene encoding uncharacterized protein, giving the protein MAVPKVPDEDECLDVFCTDLPPELVCHITDGLDDLKCYASVRGACTRWRRTLAPPSSSLLIDHGDDPAKRCTAAAVKRRTTTASILARRSFELKAIPSGKTCLGCCSGWLALSVHIDDVRSLLSLFHPITAAEILLPPLVYDRRLVSKIVFTPNPTTDDFVAAVICDINRVAYVTAGARRWAILDSIRLTAGDQLADLLYHENGRVYCLTRFGDVHVLFLPQRRRWEPIILEGDKSAYPVVHNRKIIQMHGIGPDLNAPATIKALLSSVGSNLLFDATTSFAPPYDTISTQSRGCLLLYGDRR; this is encoded by the exons ATGGCGGTGCCTAAGGTTCCTGATGAGGATGAATGTCTCGATGTTTTTTGT ACGGACCTGCCACCGGAGCTTGTCTGCCACATCACCGACGGCCTTGATGACCTCAAGTGCTACGCGAGTGTGCGGGGCGCCTGCACGAGATGGCGTCGCACGCTCGCGCCGCCATCGTCGTCGCTGCTCATCGACCATGGCGACGACCCTGCCAAGCGCTGCACCGCCGCTGCCGTCAAGCGTCGTACCACCACAGCCTCAATCCTCGCGCGTCGCTCCTTTGAGCTCAAAGCCATCCCTTCGGGCAA GACTTGTCTCGGTTGTTGTAGCGGATGGCTCGCCCTCTCCGTCCACATTGATGACGTCCGTAGCCTGCTCAGCCTCTTCCACCCCATCACAGCCGCTGAGATCCTCCTACCCCCGCTTGTCTATGACAGGCGCCTCGTCTCCAAGATCGTCTTCACGCCCAACCCTACCACTGACGACTTCGTGGCCGCTGTGATCTGTGACATCAATAGGGTTGCCTATGTCACCGCAGGGGCCAGGAGGTGGGCCATCCTCGACTCCATCCGCCTCACCGCTGGAGACCAGCTCGCCGACCTCCTCTACCACGAAAATGGTAGGGTCTACTGCCTCACTCGGTTTGGAGATGTTCATGTGCTCTTCCTACCACAGCGCCGCCGCTGGGAACCTATCATCCTCGAGGGCGACAAATCAGCATATCCTGTAGTGCATAATAGGAAAATCATCCAGATGCATGGGATAGGGCCGGATCTAAATGCACCGGCCACCATTAAGGCATTGTTGTCGTCTGTGGGAAGCAACCTATTGTTCGACGCCACCACTAGTTTCGCCCCGCCATACGACACAATCTCGACACAATCCCGAGGGTGCCTTCTACTATATGGAGATcgccgatga